In Alteromonas sp. V450, the following proteins share a genomic window:
- the pabB gene encoding aminodeoxychorismate synthase component I — translation MSHADTIHVHVSRFTEKELADQLGLVCDGSSTFNILFRRISAQPYALLLDTAGSSKSEGRFNIIAFSPDAVVEAKGKSVELHDLRTATRQQLNLAPFEAVQNYLHVKVQSINLHAEFDTAHLPFVVGVAGMAGYDTGRFYETLPSIAKNDYTTPDFAVGLYLNSLIEDTQTGIIYYCSADNKPIHHVLPSYNSDDSTSDFKLTSPFKSNLTKTEYEARLGKIHDYLYAGDCYQVNMAQRFSAEFKGNLWHGYNELRNQNQAPFSAYFNLPQGCIASISPERFLRVKNGVVETKPIKGTRPRFIDTKKDIESAKSLLSADKDRAENLMIVDLLRNDISKHCKPHSVNVPALFALESYEAVHHLVSTVTGELKETSTPLDLLASAFPGGSITGAPKIRAMEVIDELEPHRRHIYCGSIFYMGYREDMDSSICIRTVLAENNTLYCWAGGGIVLDSVPSEEYQETLDKVSKILPVLESMS, via the coding sequence ATGTCACACGCAGATACTATTCACGTTCATGTTTCACGTTTCACTGAAAAAGAGTTAGCTGACCAATTAGGTTTAGTCTGTGATGGTAGTTCTACCTTTAATATATTATTCCGACGAATTTCAGCCCAACCCTACGCGTTATTATTAGATACGGCGGGGTCATCAAAAAGCGAAGGCCGCTTTAACATTATCGCCTTTTCACCTGACGCCGTAGTTGAAGCTAAAGGAAAAAGCGTAGAGCTACATGACTTGCGTACTGCTACTCGCCAACAGCTAAATCTAGCGCCATTTGAGGCGGTTCAAAATTATTTACATGTGAAAGTACAATCGATTAATTTGCATGCCGAGTTTGATACTGCACATTTACCGTTTGTGGTGGGTGTCGCAGGAATGGCGGGTTACGATACGGGACGTTTCTATGAAACATTGCCTAGCATAGCCAAAAACGATTACACCACTCCAGATTTTGCTGTTGGTCTTTATTTGAATTCGCTTATCGAAGATACTCAAACAGGCATCATTTACTATTGCTCCGCCGATAACAAACCCATACATCATGTTTTACCTTCGTATAACAGCGATGATTCAACATCGGACTTCAAACTTACTTCCCCCTTTAAATCGAACCTAACAAAAACAGAATATGAAGCACGCTTGGGTAAAATACATGACTACCTGTATGCTGGAGATTGTTATCAAGTAAACATGGCCCAGAGATTTAGCGCTGAATTTAAAGGAAACCTCTGGCATGGCTACAACGAGTTACGGAACCAAAACCAAGCACCATTTTCTGCGTACTTCAATCTACCCCAAGGGTGTATTGCCTCTATTTCGCCCGAGCGTTTCTTACGTGTGAAAAACGGCGTAGTAGAGACAAAGCCAATAAAGGGCACGCGCCCGCGCTTTATAGATACAAAGAAGGACATAGAAAGTGCAAAGAGTTTGCTCAGTGCAGACAAAGATAGGGCTGAAAACTTAATGATTGTTGATTTGCTGCGCAATGACATATCAAAACATTGCAAACCTCACTCTGTTAACGTGCCCGCCTTGTTTGCACTTGAAAGTTATGAAGCAGTACACCATTTAGTAAGTACGGTAACGGGCGAATTAAAAGAAACGTCAACACCGTTAGATCTTTTAGCGTCGGCATTTCCGGGAGGCTCTATTACTGGCGCTCCGAAAATACGTGCGATGGAAGTAATTGATGAACTTGAACCTCATCGTAGACATATTTATTGCGGCAGTATTTTTTATATGGGGTATCGTGAAGATATGGACTCAAGCATCTGTATTCGAACGGTATTAGCTGAAAATAACACCCTATATTGCTGGGCTGGCGGTGGTATTGTATTAGATTCAGTGCCAAGTGAAGAGTATCAAGAGACACTAGACAAGGTATCTAAAATACTGCCCGTACTTGAATCTATGAGTTAA
- the rmuC gene encoding DNA recombination protein RmuC — protein sequence MLISFIQNEPIAFLFAFICLSIACLTCIVLLRQFATKLEKCKQQQLSLEQTLQHERLTVVKLESKCEAQEKRTQALLDAHQEKIADMNAAEKRLQTQFENLANKIFDEKQQRYTQQAKTNIESVLAPFKNQLDAFKQQIADQHIREGQERASLKTEILGLKALNQKITEEAAALTNALKGDNKQQGNWGEVVLERILKESGLREGHEFETQVNIASEQGKRQLPDVVVHLPNDKDVVIDSKVSLTAYERYYNCKDEVEKASYLKQHVTSIKSHVKGLGSKDYQSLKGLKTLDYVLLFIPIESAFMLAIEEEPDLITMALNKNIMLVSPTNLLVALRTINNIWQYEYQNQNAQRIAEQAAKLYDKFVGFINDMEKIGKAIEGANSTYEQAMNKLSKGRGNIIRQIESFKTLGVQPNKKLSVNYDSEEDTK from the coding sequence ATGCTCATTTCTTTTATCCAAAACGAACCCATTGCTTTTTTATTTGCGTTTATCTGCCTATCAATAGCTTGCCTTACATGCATTGTCCTCTTGCGCCAATTCGCAACTAAACTAGAAAAATGCAAACAACAACAACTGTCACTAGAACAGACACTTCAGCATGAGCGATTAACCGTTGTAAAACTCGAAAGTAAGTGCGAAGCACAAGAAAAACGAACGCAAGCGTTACTAGATGCCCACCAAGAGAAAATTGCAGATATGAACGCCGCAGAGAAGCGTTTACAAACGCAATTTGAAAACTTAGCGAATAAGATTTTTGACGAAAAGCAACAAAGATACACTCAACAGGCAAAAACTAATATCGAGTCAGTATTAGCACCTTTCAAAAATCAATTAGATGCTTTCAAACAACAAATTGCCGACCAACATATTCGTGAAGGCCAAGAAAGAGCATCTTTGAAAACTGAAATCCTAGGCCTAAAGGCACTTAATCAAAAAATCACAGAGGAAGCGGCTGCGTTAACTAATGCGCTTAAAGGCGACAATAAACAGCAAGGCAATTGGGGAGAGGTAGTTTTAGAGCGAATTCTCAAGGAGTCAGGACTCCGGGAAGGACATGAATTTGAAACCCAAGTGAACATTGCCTCTGAACAAGGAAAGCGACAGCTCCCAGATGTTGTTGTACATTTGCCAAACGATAAAGACGTAGTCATTGACTCGAAAGTCAGTTTGACCGCCTACGAACGGTATTACAACTGCAAAGATGAGGTAGAAAAAGCAAGCTATCTTAAGCAACACGTTACCTCTATTAAGTCACACGTTAAGGGGCTAGGGAGCAAGGATTATCAGTCACTGAAAGGCTTAAAAACGCTAGACTACGTTTTATTATTCATCCCAATAGAGTCGGCTTTTATGCTAGCAATAGAGGAAGAGCCCGATTTGATAACAATGGCGTTAAATAAAAATATCATGTTAGTAAGTCCGACTAACTTACTGGTTGCTTTGAGAACCATAAACAATATTTGGCAGTACGAATATCAAAATCAAAATGCGCAACGTATCGCAGAACAAGCTGCAAAGCTCTACGATAAGTTTGTCGGCTTCATAAATGACATGGAGAAAATTGGAAAGGCCATTGAAGGTGCCAACTCCACTTACGAACAGGCGATGAACAAGCTATCAAAGGGAAGAGGGAATATTATTCGTCAAATAGAAAGCTTTAAAACACTTGGCGTTCAGCCGAATAAAAAACTCTCTGTGAATTACGACAGTGAAGAAGATACAAAATAG
- the cysB gene encoding HTH-type transcriptional regulator CysB: MKLQQLRYIVEVLNNNLNVSATAESLYTSQPGISKQVRMLEDELGVQIFGRSGKHLTHVTDAGNDVINIAREILAKVESIKAVAREHTLPDQGKLNIATTHTQARYALPDVIQGFMSKYPRVSLHMHQGTPSQISDLAAKGEADFAIATEALHLYNDLVMLPCYHWNRSVIVNKDHPLSKKGTIDISDIAKYPLVTYVFGFTGRSELDQAFERAGLTPKIVFTATDADVIKTYVRLGVGIGVIASMAVSEELDDDLVKIDASHLFDYSTTKIGFRKGSFLRSYMYDFIERFAPHLTKDKVEKAMMLKNNEEVEKMFKGVTLPVK, translated from the coding sequence ATGAAACTGCAACAACTACGTTATATCGTAGAAGTTTTAAATAACAATTTAAATGTTTCAGCAACCGCCGAAAGCCTATACACGTCTCAACCCGGTATAAGTAAACAGGTTCGCATGCTGGAAGATGAGCTTGGCGTTCAAATATTTGGTCGTAGTGGCAAGCATCTTACTCACGTCACAGATGCCGGTAACGACGTGATTAATATTGCGCGAGAAATTTTGGCTAAAGTTGAAAGTATCAAAGCCGTCGCGCGCGAACACACGTTGCCAGACCAAGGAAAGCTTAATATTGCCACTACGCATACACAAGCAAGATACGCATTGCCTGATGTTATCCAAGGTTTCATGTCGAAATACCCGAGAGTTTCGCTTCATATGCACCAAGGAACGCCTTCACAGATAAGCGATTTAGCGGCCAAGGGAGAAGCAGATTTCGCTATCGCAACCGAGGCACTTCACTTGTATAACGACTTGGTGATGTTACCGTGTTACCACTGGAATCGAAGCGTGATTGTAAACAAGGACCATCCGCTTTCTAAAAAAGGTACTATTGATATTTCGGATATAGCAAAGTATCCCTTAGTAACTTATGTTTTTGGTTTTACGGGCCGCTCAGAACTGGACCAAGCCTTCGAAAGGGCAGGTTTAACGCCCAAAATTGTGTTCACCGCAACCGATGCAGACGTTATCAAAACGTATGTTCGCCTTGGCGTTGGAATAGGGGTTATTGCCTCAATGGCAGTAAGTGAAGAGTTAGATGATGATTTGGTTAAAATAGACGCAAGTCACCTATTCGATTACAGCACAACTAAGATAGGATTTAGAAAAGGATCTTTTTTACGAAGTTACATGTATGATTTTATTGAACGTTTTGCACCTCATCTAACAAAGGATAAAGTCGAAAAGGCTATGATGCTTAAAAATAATGAGGAAGTCGAAAAGATGTTTAAAGGCGTCACGCTTCCAGTGAAATAG
- a CDS encoding CoA pyrophosphatase, which translates to MTKNEFLSQFHHLRQPYTEPDFPLRKKGRPAAVLIPLIDYGNSLKLLLTERAHHLKHHPGQISFPGGAVDNTDNSFFDTALREAQEEVGLPSSHVEVVGMLPKYRTISGYEIAPVVGFVNPNFTPVIDKNEVENAFEVPLSHVLDRKNHLVHTTNRGKTSFPIYFIPWKHHMIWGATAAMLRNLSHHVHP; encoded by the coding sequence ATGACCAAAAACGAATTTCTATCGCAATTTCACCATTTGAGGCAGCCCTATACAGAACCTGATTTTCCTTTGAGAAAAAAAGGGAGGCCGGCGGCAGTGCTAATACCTCTCATTGACTATGGGAATTCGTTGAAATTATTGCTTACCGAGCGCGCGCACCATCTCAAGCATCATCCCGGACAAATTAGTTTTCCGGGCGGTGCTGTCGATAACACCGATAATTCCTTTTTTGACACTGCGCTGCGTGAAGCACAAGAAGAAGTTGGACTTCCTTCTTCTCACGTCGAAGTTGTGGGAATGCTGCCCAAGTACCGTACAATAAGTGGTTATGAGATAGCGCCTGTAGTCGGATTCGTGAACCCTAATTTCACTCCAGTTATAGATAAAAATGAAGTGGAAAATGCGTTTGAAGTGCCATTATCTCACGTTCTAGACAGAAAAAATCACTTAGTGCATACCACAAACCGTGGAAAAACTTCGTTTCCTATATATTTCATTCCTTGGAAACACCATATGATTTGGGGCGCAACCGCCGCTATGCTGCGTAACCTTTCACATCATGTTCACCCTTGA
- a CDS encoding sensor histidine kinase KdpD, whose amino-acid sequence MIVNKKESNLSSPIDFSSVLAAAVHDMKNSLFLLIQSIEALSESLDEKNAVARKQVSNVHYEASRLNTNLVQILSLYRAELESLPITVDECFVKDLLEDVVGSNTLYVKEKNITVNISADEDLAWYLDSELFFLLLNDVIINAMRYGTSTINVSAINENGFLTIKVEDDGHGYPDSMLEKSHEALAEFELSQGRTGLGLFFAKLIARAHSQGDNAGDIALSNGGSLGGSVFEVKIP is encoded by the coding sequence ATGATCGTGAACAAAAAAGAAAGTAATTTATCATCGCCAATTGATTTTTCATCTGTGTTAGCCGCCGCGGTACACGATATGAAAAATTCTCTTTTTCTGCTGATTCAATCTATAGAAGCACTGAGCGAAAGCCTTGACGAAAAAAATGCCGTTGCGCGTAAGCAGGTCTCGAATGTTCACTATGAAGCATCTCGGTTAAATACCAATTTAGTTCAAATATTGTCTTTGTATCGAGCAGAATTAGAAAGCCTACCTATTACCGTAGATGAATGTTTCGTTAAAGATTTGCTTGAAGATGTTGTCGGCTCAAATACGCTGTATGTAAAAGAAAAAAACATTACCGTTAATATCAGTGCTGATGAAGACCTGGCTTGGTATCTAGATAGTGAATTATTCTTTTTGCTTTTGAATGATGTCATTATCAATGCTATGCGGTATGGAACATCTACTATCAACGTAAGTGCAATTAACGAAAACGGTTTTCTGACAATAAAAGTTGAAGACGACGGACATGGTTATCCTGACTCAATGCTTGAAAAAAGTCATGAAGCGCTGGCGGAGTTTGAGTTAAGCCAGGGACGTACCGGTCTTGGTTTATTTTTTGCAAAACTAATCGCTCGTGCGCACAGTCAGGGTGATAATGCAGGCGATATCGCGCTTTCTAATGGGGGAAGCCTTGGTGGAAGTGTATTTGAAGTAAAAATACCGTAA
- a CDS encoding alpha-ketoacid dehydrogenase subunit beta encodes MAKMNLLQAINNALITAMTEDEKVMVFGEDVGHFGGVFRATSHLQEKFGKARCFNTPLTEQGIIGFANGLASQGSVPVAEIQFGDYIFPAFDQIVNETAKWRYRSGGQFDVGTLTIRTPYGGGIAGGHYHSQSPEAFFAHCPGLKIVIPRDPYQAKGLLLASIRDKNPVLFMEPKRLYRASVSEVPEEDYELPLGKADIVQEGSDITLLGWGAQIEILQKAAEMALEDGVSCEIIDLRSILPWDVETVMQSVMKTGRLLINHEAPLTGGFASEIAASIQERCFLYLEAPIARVCGLDTPYPLAHEKEYMPDETKTYEAIKRTLHY; translated from the coding sequence ATGGCTAAGATGAACCTACTTCAAGCGATCAACAATGCACTCATCACAGCCATGACCGAAGATGAAAAAGTAATGGTCTTTGGTGAAGACGTGGGCCATTTTGGTGGCGTATTCCGTGCGACCAGTCATCTTCAGGAAAAATTCGGCAAAGCACGTTGCTTTAACACGCCACTTACCGAGCAAGGCATTATCGGCTTTGCCAACGGCTTAGCTTCACAAGGCTCTGTACCTGTCGCTGAAATTCAATTTGGCGATTACATTTTCCCTGCGTTTGACCAAATCGTGAATGAGACGGCTAAATGGCGCTATCGTTCAGGCGGTCAGTTCGATGTGGGTACGCTTACCATTCGTACACCTTACGGCGGCGGTATCGCAGGCGGCCATTATCACAGTCAATCACCAGAGGCCTTCTTCGCTCACTGCCCGGGATTAAAAATTGTAATCCCTCGTGACCCATACCAAGCAAAAGGTCTGTTGCTTGCGTCTATTCGCGACAAAAACCCCGTATTATTCATGGAGCCTAAACGTCTTTACCGCGCTTCTGTATCGGAAGTACCTGAAGAAGATTACGAACTACCGTTAGGTAAGGCAGATATTGTTCAAGAAGGTAGCGATATCACGTTATTAGGTTGGGGCGCGCAAATAGAAATTCTGCAAAAAGCCGCAGAGATGGCACTTGAAGATGGTGTGTCGTGTGAAATTATCGATTTACGCAGCATATTACCGTGGGACGTTGAAACGGTTATGCAATCTGTAATGAAAACAGGTCGTTTATTGATAAACCACGAAGCACCACTAACGGGTGGCTTTGCGAGTGAAATTGCCGCGAGCATTCAAGAACGCTGTTTCTTATACCTTGAAGCGCCTATTGCAAGGGTGTGTGGTTTAGATACGCCGTATCCTTTGGCGCACGAAAAAGAATATATGCCAGATGAAACGAAGACGTACGAAGCCATAAAACGTACGCTTCACTATTAA
- a CDS encoding thiamine pyrophosphate-dependent dehydrogenase E1 component subunit alpha, which yields MKDRNHLAEVKTTNKVEIIAKGVVDIPMLQILSPEGVLLDGAQEPMLEKGDALDIYNTMEYIRVLDERMVGAQRQGRISFYLASTGEEAASVASAAALSDDDMVMSQYREQGALAYRGYTTEQFMNQMFSNKDDPNKGRQMPIHYGDKPLNFMTISSPLGTQIPQASGYAYGQKMSGKDVVTICYFGEGAASEGDFHAGLNMAAVLNCPVIFFCRNNGYAISTPAEEQFAGDGIASRGLGYGIKTIRVDGNDVLAIYAATKEARRIAIEEKCPVLIEAMTYRLAAHSTSDDPTGYRSREEEDKWRAKDPIARMAKWLDSKGWFDEAENQKRVDKARQDVLAAMKSCEKTDVCAIEDIVEDVYDTPPWHLKEQLSELKAHIKKYPKMYPKTAGRVK from the coding sequence GTGAAAGATAGAAATCATTTGGCCGAAGTAAAAACAACAAATAAGGTCGAAATTATTGCTAAAGGGGTTGTTGATATCCCAATGCTGCAAATCCTGTCACCGGAAGGTGTACTACTAGACGGCGCACAAGAGCCTATGTTGGAAAAAGGGGACGCGCTAGACATTTATAACACCATGGAATATATCCGCGTGTTAGACGAACGTATGGTGGGTGCTCAACGTCAAGGTCGCATTAGTTTTTACTTGGCCAGTACAGGTGAAGAAGCCGCTTCAGTGGCCAGCGCTGCTGCGTTATCAGACGACGACATGGTCATGTCTCAGTACCGTGAGCAGGGCGCATTGGCGTACCGCGGGTACACCACAGAACAATTCATGAACCAAATGTTTAGCAATAAAGACGACCCGAACAAAGGACGTCAGATGCCTATCCATTATGGTGATAAGCCACTTAACTTTATGACCATATCATCACCGCTAGGTACACAGATCCCTCAAGCATCTGGTTACGCTTATGGCCAGAAAATGTCCGGTAAAGATGTGGTCACTATCTGTTACTTCGGTGAAGGTGCAGCGTCAGAAGGAGACTTCCACGCAGGGTTAAACATGGCGGCGGTACTTAACTGCCCAGTTATTTTCTTTTGCCGTAATAATGGCTACGCCATTTCAACACCAGCAGAAGAACAGTTCGCGGGTGACGGCATTGCTTCTCGTGGCTTAGGTTACGGTATTAAAACTATCCGTGTTGATGGTAACGATGTGTTAGCCATCTACGCAGCTACAAAAGAAGCCCGTCGTATTGCCATTGAAGAGAAATGTCCTGTGCTCATTGAAGCCATGACCTATCGTTTAGCGGCGCACTCCACGTCGGATGATCCAACAGGCTATCGCTCTCGTGAAGAAGAAGATAAGTGGCGTGCAAAAGATCCTATCGCTCGTATGGCGAAATGGTTAGACAGCAAGGGCTGGTTTGACGAAGCGGAGAACCAAAAGCGCGTTGATAAAGCAAGACAAGATGTTTTAGCTGCAATGAAGAGTTGTGAAAAGACTGACGTGTGTGCCATTGAGGATATTGTCGAAGACGTTTACGACACACCACCTTGGCACTTAAAAGAACAGCTCAGTGAATTGAAAGCGCATATCAAAAAGTACCCGAAGATGTACCCTAAAACAGCAGGGAGAGTAAAGTAA
- a CDS encoding L-serine ammonia-lyase has protein sequence MISVFDMFSVGIGPSSSHTVGPMKAGAEFVSELAQDAALFDTVDSVKVELFGSLGQTGIGHGTGKAVILGLLGELPDGIDVDSIESRLEEIRNTEKLALNGQKPVRFPNKNAIVFHRRKSLPKHANALTFYAYSKDALVKEQTYYSIGGGFIIKDEEFDATKAHAASLQASVPFPFKTAGELLALCKNNGLSISSLMLRNEATFKPKLEVKQQLHNIWLVMKACIQRGIDSEGILPGGLKVVRRAPGLYRRLQTEHTNDPMQTMDWVNLFALAVNEENAAGGRVVTAPTNGAAGIIPAVLQYVDKFIRPVDEEVASRFLLTAGAIGILYKENASISGAEVGCQGEVGVACSMAAGALAEIMGGTAASVENAAEIGMEHNLGLTCDPVGGLVQVPCIERNAMGAIKAINASRLALRGTGEHKVSLDKVIKTMRDTGNDMKTKYKETARGGLAVNIIEC, from the coding sequence ATGATCAGTGTATTTGATATGTTCAGCGTGGGCATTGGCCCATCGAGTTCGCATACTGTAGGTCCAATGAAAGCGGGCGCTGAGTTCGTTTCAGAACTGGCGCAAGACGCTGCGCTTTTTGATACGGTAGATAGTGTGAAAGTTGAACTGTTCGGTTCGCTCGGGCAAACCGGAATTGGGCATGGAACGGGTAAAGCAGTGATCCTTGGTCTTTTAGGTGAATTACCCGATGGCATCGATGTTGACAGCATTGAAAGCAGACTCGAAGAAATACGTAACACCGAAAAACTGGCTCTTAATGGCCAAAAACCCGTACGCTTTCCCAACAAAAATGCCATTGTTTTTCATCGTCGTAAATCGTTACCAAAACATGCTAATGCGCTAACGTTTTATGCTTATTCAAAAGATGCCCTAGTTAAAGAGCAAACCTACTACAGCATAGGCGGCGGCTTTATAATCAAAGATGAAGAATTTGATGCAACGAAAGCACACGCTGCGAGCCTTCAAGCGTCGGTACCCTTTCCTTTCAAAACCGCTGGCGAATTATTAGCGCTGTGTAAAAACAATGGCCTTAGTATTAGCTCGTTAATGTTGCGTAATGAAGCTACCTTTAAGCCTAAACTTGAAGTAAAGCAACAGCTTCACAATATATGGCTGGTAATGAAAGCCTGTATACAGCGTGGTATAGATAGCGAAGGAATATTGCCAGGCGGTTTGAAGGTAGTGCGTCGCGCACCTGGTCTTTATCGACGTTTACAAACCGAACATACAAATGATCCAATGCAAACTATGGATTGGGTAAATTTATTCGCCCTCGCCGTTAATGAAGAAAATGCCGCTGGCGGTCGTGTTGTAACTGCACCAACAAATGGTGCAGCAGGTATTATCCCCGCAGTACTACAGTACGTTGATAAGTTTATAAGACCTGTCGATGAAGAGGTGGCGAGTCGCTTCCTTCTTACTGCCGGAGCTATCGGCATTCTTTATAAAGAGAATGCGTCTATATCAGGCGCTGAGGTAGGTTGCCAGGGAGAAGTGGGTGTAGCTTGTTCAATGGCTGCTGGTGCGCTAGCGGAAATAATGGGAGGCACAGCTGCCTCGGTAGAAAATGCCGCGGAAATTGGTATGGAGCACAACCTAGGGTTAACGTGCGACCCTGTTGGTGGGCTCGTACAGGTACCCTGTATTGAACGAAATGCGATGGGGGCAATAAAAGCTATAAACGCATCGCGTCTCGCGTTACGAGGTACCGGAGAGCATAAAGTTTCGTTAGATAAAGTAATAAAAACCATGCGCGATACCGGTAATGATATGAAAACGAAATATAAAGAGACTGCGCGTGGCGGCCTCGCGGTAAATATCATCGAATGTTAA
- a CDS encoding fumarate hydratase, which yields MTVIRQQDFIDSIEDALQFISYYHPLDYVKAVEEAYKKEKSQAAKDAMAQILINSRMSAEGKRPLCQDTGIVTCFVKVGMGVTWDKTDMTVQEMVDEGTRRAYLNPDNPLRASIVADPAGARKNTKDNTPSVVHIDMVAGEKIEVMIAAKGGGSENKSKMVMLNPSDDIADWVVKTLPSMGAGWCPPGMLGIGIGGTAEKAAVLAKESLMDPVDIQELIERGPQTTDEKLRLEIFDRVNKLGIGAQGLGGLTTVVDVKIKSLPTHAASKPVAMIPNCAATRHAHFYLDGSGPAELTPPKLEDWPEVTWEVSDNTRRVNLDEVTKEDIQEWKVGETVLLSGKMLTGRDAAHKRIQTMMENGEGLPEGVDLTNRFIYYVGPVDAVGDEVVGPAGPTTATRMDKFTDMMLEKTGLIGMIGKAERGPATVDSIAKHKAVYLMAVGGAAYLVSKAIKKSRVVAFEDLGMEAIYEFEVEDMPVTVAVDSTGANAHKNGPAIWKAKIEELDATLSK from the coding sequence ATGACCGTTATCCGTCAACAAGACTTCATTGACAGCATTGAAGATGCCCTGCAATTTATTTCTTATTATCATCCACTCGACTACGTGAAAGCCGTAGAAGAGGCGTATAAAAAAGAAAAAAGCCAAGCCGCGAAGGATGCTATGGCGCAAATTCTTATCAACTCGCGCATGTCTGCCGAAGGTAAGCGACCTTTATGCCAAGACACGGGGATTGTCACGTGTTTTGTTAAGGTTGGTATGGGAGTGACATGGGACAAGACTGACATGACCGTTCAAGAAATGGTTGATGAAGGAACACGTCGCGCTTATCTCAACCCTGACAATCCGTTACGAGCGTCAATTGTTGCAGACCCTGCTGGTGCGCGTAAAAACACGAAAGACAATACGCCATCTGTTGTACATATTGACATGGTAGCGGGTGAAAAGATTGAAGTGATGATCGCGGCTAAAGGCGGCGGTTCAGAAAATAAATCAAAAATGGTTATGCTTAACCCTAGCGATGACATTGCGGATTGGGTTGTGAAAACATTACCGTCGATGGGGGCAGGCTGGTGTCCACCAGGCATGCTGGGTATAGGTATTGGTGGTACTGCCGAAAAAGCAGCGGTACTTGCCAAAGAAAGCCTCATGGACCCGGTAGACATTCAAGAACTTATTGAACGTGGACCGCAAACAACAGATGAAAAACTTCGTTTAGAAATTTTTGACCGCGTCAACAAGTTAGGTATTGGTGCACAAGGCTTAGGAGGTTTGACTACCGTTGTTGACGTTAAAATTAAGTCGTTACCTACACATGCAGCATCAAAACCAGTAGCCATGATCCCCAACTGTGCTGCAACCCGTCATGCGCATTTCTATCTCGATGGTTCGGGCCCAGCGGAACTTACGCCACCGAAGTTAGAAGACTGGCCAGAAGTAACCTGGGAAGTTAGCGACAATACTCGCCGCGTTAATCTTGATGAAGTTACCAAAGAAGATATTCAAGAGTGGAAAGTAGGTGAGACGGTGTTGCTATCTGGAAAGATGCTTACCGGTCGAGATGCTGCACACAAGCGCATTCAAACTATGATGGAAAACGGTGAAGGTTTACCGGAGGGCGTTGACCTCACTAACCGCTTTATCTATTACGTTGGCCCTGTTGATGCTGTGGGTGACGAAGTGGTAGGTCCGGCAGGCCCGACTACTGCAACCCGTATGGATAAATTCACCGACATGATGCTAGAGAAAACAGGCCTTATCGGCATGATTGGTAAAGCAGAACGCGGTCCAGCAACGGTAGATTCAATCGCAAAACATAAAGCAGTTTATTTGATGGCAGTGGGCGGTGCCGCTTATCTTGTATCTAAAGCCATTAAAAAATCTCGTGTTGTTGCTTTTGAAGACTTAGGAATGGAAGCTATCTACGAGTTCGAGGTAGAAGACATGCCTGTAACGGTTGCAGTAGACAGCACGGGTGCCAATGCTCACAAAAATGGTCCTGCCATTTGGAAAGCGAAAATTGAAGAGTTAGATGCTACCTTGTCTAAATAG